Proteins encoded together in one Jaculus jaculus isolate mJacJac1 chromosome 7, mJacJac1.mat.Y.cur, whole genome shotgun sequence window:
- the Fbxo34 gene encoding F-box only protein 34 isoform X1 gives MRASVMHLKPYWKVQKKEGPLEVSRDTLRTPMSQQETVNDEKDKASHMKPALFPSASLVKASSRKPFGVLSPNVLCNMSGKSPVESSLNVKAKKNAPSATIHQGEEEGPLDIWAVVKPGNTKEKIAFFAAHQCSSRLGSMKIKSSWDIDGRATKRRKKSGDLKKAKIQLERMREMNGRCYQPEPFACGIEHCSVHCVSDSGDGVCAGRSLSVIQMVAFLEQRASALLASCAKTCTNAPAIVRLSGQSRGVSSAPDPFSAPGEEPTDRVGLEAGKPQSEPVRVLDMVARLESECLKRQSQREPGNLSRNNSFRRNVGRVLLTNGTQAEEGQRKRGTSEAPDAQVDSVQSLSVKGGPSTADHCSMGNQAWDGASQGCPSLPVCVSYHMDSEELEPGQQTAMNSSSSSRYDVEMMDELDGLPFSSPTCRQVTELPTDVISCMNRELVPLTSQNPEQRRKESLCVSITVSQVEKDHPPSLNSQEEPLPGMLFFLSPGQEQLEYAELNESTAQASSEASQLHDAESDHASQEKGVLTEPGPPASVVESTLPVLEASSSKKQVSQDFLETRFKIQQLLEPQQYMVCLPHHIMVKIFRLLPTRSLVALKCTCCYFKFIIEYYNIRPADSRWVRDPRYREDPCKQCKKKYVKGDVSLCRWHPKPYCQALPYGPGYWMCCHRSQKGFPGCKLGLHDNHWVPACHSFNRAIHKKARGSEAEEEY, from the coding sequence ACAGGAGACTGTCAATGATGAAAAGGACAAAGCCAGCCACATGAAACCAGCTCTCTTTCCTTCAGCTTCTCTTGTCAAAGCATCGTCTCGAAAGCCTTTTGGGGTCCTTTCTCCAAATGTTCTGTGCAATATGAGTGGGAAGAGTCCTGTGGAGAGCAGCTTGAATGTTAAGGCTAAAAAGAATGCACCATCTGCAACAATCCACCAGGGTGAAGAAGAAGGACCACTTGATATCTGGGCTGTCGTGAAACCTGGaaatacaaaagagaaaatcGCATTCTTTGCAGCTCACcagtgtagctccaggctgggatctatgaaaataaaaagctcCTGGGATATTGATGGGAGAGCTacgaaaagaaggaaaaagtcaGGAGATCTTAAAAAAGCCAAGATACAGTTAGAAAGGATGAGGGAAATGAATGGCAGGTGCTACCAGCCTGAGCCATTTGCATGTGGCATTGAGCACTGTTCTGTGCATTGTGTGAGTGACAGTGGAGATGGAGTCTGTGCTGGGCGGTCTCTGTCGGTGATACAGATGGTTGCCTTCCTTGAGCAAAGAGCCAGCGCTCTGCTAGCCAGCTGTGCGAAAACCTGCACAAATGCACCTGCCATCGTGAGGCTTTCTGGCCAGTCTAGAGGTGTATCGTCTGCCCCTGACCCCTTCTCTGCCCCAGGAGAAGAACCCACGGATAGGGTTGGTCTTGAGGCTGGCAAACCACAGAGTGAACCTGTCCGTGTCCTTGACATGGTAGCTAGGCTGGAGTCGGAGTGCCTGAAACGGCAGAGCCAGCGGGAGCCCGGAAACTTGTCACGGAATAACAGCTTCCGTCGAAATGTAGGCAGGGTGTTGCTTACGAATGGCACTCAGGCTGAGGAAGGCCAGAGAAAACGAGGCACCTCAGAGGCACCTGATGCCCAGGTGGATTCTGTGCAGTCTCTGTCTGTAAAAGGTGGACCCTCAACAGCTGATCATTGCTCCATGGGGAACCAGGCTTGGGATGGTGCGTCTCAGGGTTGTCCCTCACTGCCAGTGTGTGTGAGTTACCACATGGACAGTGAAGAGTTAGAGCCAGGTCAGCAAACTGCCatgaacagcagcagcagcagcaggtatGATGTGGAAATGATGGATGAACTTGACGGATTACCTTTTTCTTCTCCCACCTGTCGCCAAGTCACTGAACTGCCTACAGATGTCATCAGTTGTATGAATAGAGAGCTTGTGCCACTCACTAGCCAAAATCCTgagcagagaagaaaagaatcTTTGTGTGTTAGCATCACTGTGTCTCAGGTAGAGAAAGACCATCCTCCTAGTTTAAACTCCCAGGAGGAACCTCTTCCAggaatgttgttttttttgtcGCCTGGTCAGGAACAGCTAGAATATGCCGAGTTGAATGAAAGCACAGCCCAGGCTTCTTCAGAGGCCAGCCAGCTTCATGATGCTGAGAGTGATCACGCATCCCAAGAGAAAGGTGTTCTGACTGAGCCTGGACCACCAGCCTCAGTGGTAGAAAGCACATTACCGGTGCTTGAGGCATCCAGTAGTAAGAAGCAAGTGTCGCAGGATTTTTTGGAGACTAGGTTTAAGATCCAACAGCTTCTGGAGCCTCAGCAGTACATGGTGTGTCTGCCCCACCACATCATGGTGAAAATCTTCAGGTTACTTCCTACCAGGAGTTTGGTGGCTCTTAAATGTACCTGCTGCTATTTCAAGTTTATCATTGAATATTACAACATTAGGCCAGCAGATTCTCGCTGGGTTCGAGACCCACGCTACAGGGAGGATCCTTGCAAGCAGTGTAAGAAAAAGTATGTGAAAGGGGATGTATCCCTATGCCGGTGGCACCCCAAGCCCTACTGCCAGGCCCTGCCCTATGGGCCTGGGTACTGGATGTGCTGCCACCGGTCTCAGAAGGGCTTTCCTGGATGCAAGCTGGGGCTACACGACAATCACTGGGTCCCTGCCTGCCACAGCTTTAATCGGGCAATCCATAAGAAGGCAAGAGGGAGTGAAGCCGAGGAGGAGTACTGA
- the Fbxo34 gene encoding F-box only protein 34 isoform X3 — MHLKPYWKVQKKEGPLEVSRDTLRTPMSQQETVNDEKDKASHMKPALFPSASLVKASSRKPFGVLSPNVLCNMSGKSPVESSLNVKAKKNAPSATIHQGEEEGPLDIWAVVKPGNTKEKIAFFAAHQCSSRLGSMKIKSSWDIDGRATKRRKKSGDLKKAKIQLERMREMNGRCYQPEPFACGIEHCSVHCVSDSGDGVCAGRSLSVIQMVAFLEQRASALLASCAKTCTNAPAIVRLSGQSRGVSSAPDPFSAPGEEPTDRVGLEAGKPQSEPVRVLDMVARLESECLKRQSQREPGNLSRNNSFRRNVGRVLLTNGTQAEEGQRKRGTSEAPDAQVDSVQSLSVKGGPSTADHCSMGNQAWDGASQGCPSLPVCVSYHMDSEELEPGQQTAMNSSSSSRYDVEMMDELDGLPFSSPTCRQVTELPTDVISCMNRELVPLTSQNPEQRRKESLCVSITVSQVEKDHPPSLNSQEEPLPGMLFFLSPGQEQLEYAELNESTAQASSEASQLHDAESDHASQEKGVLTEPGPPASVVESTLPVLEASSSKKQVSQDFLETRFKIQQLLEPQQYMVCLPHHIMVKIFRLLPTRSLVALKCTCCYFKFIIEYYNIRPADSRWVRDPRYREDPCKQCKKKYVKGDVSLCRWHPKPYCQALPYGPGYWMCCHRSQKGFPGCKLGLHDNHWVPACHSFNRAIHKKARGSEAEEEY, encoded by the coding sequence ACAGGAGACTGTCAATGATGAAAAGGACAAAGCCAGCCACATGAAACCAGCTCTCTTTCCTTCAGCTTCTCTTGTCAAAGCATCGTCTCGAAAGCCTTTTGGGGTCCTTTCTCCAAATGTTCTGTGCAATATGAGTGGGAAGAGTCCTGTGGAGAGCAGCTTGAATGTTAAGGCTAAAAAGAATGCACCATCTGCAACAATCCACCAGGGTGAAGAAGAAGGACCACTTGATATCTGGGCTGTCGTGAAACCTGGaaatacaaaagagaaaatcGCATTCTTTGCAGCTCACcagtgtagctccaggctgggatctatgaaaataaaaagctcCTGGGATATTGATGGGAGAGCTacgaaaagaaggaaaaagtcaGGAGATCTTAAAAAAGCCAAGATACAGTTAGAAAGGATGAGGGAAATGAATGGCAGGTGCTACCAGCCTGAGCCATTTGCATGTGGCATTGAGCACTGTTCTGTGCATTGTGTGAGTGACAGTGGAGATGGAGTCTGTGCTGGGCGGTCTCTGTCGGTGATACAGATGGTTGCCTTCCTTGAGCAAAGAGCCAGCGCTCTGCTAGCCAGCTGTGCGAAAACCTGCACAAATGCACCTGCCATCGTGAGGCTTTCTGGCCAGTCTAGAGGTGTATCGTCTGCCCCTGACCCCTTCTCTGCCCCAGGAGAAGAACCCACGGATAGGGTTGGTCTTGAGGCTGGCAAACCACAGAGTGAACCTGTCCGTGTCCTTGACATGGTAGCTAGGCTGGAGTCGGAGTGCCTGAAACGGCAGAGCCAGCGGGAGCCCGGAAACTTGTCACGGAATAACAGCTTCCGTCGAAATGTAGGCAGGGTGTTGCTTACGAATGGCACTCAGGCTGAGGAAGGCCAGAGAAAACGAGGCACCTCAGAGGCACCTGATGCCCAGGTGGATTCTGTGCAGTCTCTGTCTGTAAAAGGTGGACCCTCAACAGCTGATCATTGCTCCATGGGGAACCAGGCTTGGGATGGTGCGTCTCAGGGTTGTCCCTCACTGCCAGTGTGTGTGAGTTACCACATGGACAGTGAAGAGTTAGAGCCAGGTCAGCAAACTGCCatgaacagcagcagcagcagcaggtatGATGTGGAAATGATGGATGAACTTGACGGATTACCTTTTTCTTCTCCCACCTGTCGCCAAGTCACTGAACTGCCTACAGATGTCATCAGTTGTATGAATAGAGAGCTTGTGCCACTCACTAGCCAAAATCCTgagcagagaagaaaagaatcTTTGTGTGTTAGCATCACTGTGTCTCAGGTAGAGAAAGACCATCCTCCTAGTTTAAACTCCCAGGAGGAACCTCTTCCAggaatgttgttttttttgtcGCCTGGTCAGGAACAGCTAGAATATGCCGAGTTGAATGAAAGCACAGCCCAGGCTTCTTCAGAGGCCAGCCAGCTTCATGATGCTGAGAGTGATCACGCATCCCAAGAGAAAGGTGTTCTGACTGAGCCTGGACCACCAGCCTCAGTGGTAGAAAGCACATTACCGGTGCTTGAGGCATCCAGTAGTAAGAAGCAAGTGTCGCAGGATTTTTTGGAGACTAGGTTTAAGATCCAACAGCTTCTGGAGCCTCAGCAGTACATGGTGTGTCTGCCCCACCACATCATGGTGAAAATCTTCAGGTTACTTCCTACCAGGAGTTTGGTGGCTCTTAAATGTACCTGCTGCTATTTCAAGTTTATCATTGAATATTACAACATTAGGCCAGCAGATTCTCGCTGGGTTCGAGACCCACGCTACAGGGAGGATCCTTGCAAGCAGTGTAAGAAAAAGTATGTGAAAGGGGATGTATCCCTATGCCGGTGGCACCCCAAGCCCTACTGCCAGGCCCTGCCCTATGGGCCTGGGTACTGGATGTGCTGCCACCGGTCTCAGAAGGGCTTTCCTGGATGCAAGCTGGGGCTACACGACAATCACTGGGTCCCTGCCTGCCACAGCTTTAATCGGGCAATCCATAAGAAGGCAAGAGGGAGTGAAGCCGAGGAGGAGTACTGA
- the Fbxo34 gene encoding F-box only protein 34 isoform X2, whose amino-acid sequence MASVMHLKPYWKVQKKEGPLEVSRDTLRTPMSQQETVNDEKDKASHMKPALFPSASLVKASSRKPFGVLSPNVLCNMSGKSPVESSLNVKAKKNAPSATIHQGEEEGPLDIWAVVKPGNTKEKIAFFAAHQCSSRLGSMKIKSSWDIDGRATKRRKKSGDLKKAKIQLERMREMNGRCYQPEPFACGIEHCSVHCVSDSGDGVCAGRSLSVIQMVAFLEQRASALLASCAKTCTNAPAIVRLSGQSRGVSSAPDPFSAPGEEPTDRVGLEAGKPQSEPVRVLDMVARLESECLKRQSQREPGNLSRNNSFRRNVGRVLLTNGTQAEEGQRKRGTSEAPDAQVDSVQSLSVKGGPSTADHCSMGNQAWDGASQGCPSLPVCVSYHMDSEELEPGQQTAMNSSSSSRYDVEMMDELDGLPFSSPTCRQVTELPTDVISCMNRELVPLTSQNPEQRRKESLCVSITVSQVEKDHPPSLNSQEEPLPGMLFFLSPGQEQLEYAELNESTAQASSEASQLHDAESDHASQEKGVLTEPGPPASVVESTLPVLEASSSKKQVSQDFLETRFKIQQLLEPQQYMVCLPHHIMVKIFRLLPTRSLVALKCTCCYFKFIIEYYNIRPADSRWVRDPRYREDPCKQCKKKYVKGDVSLCRWHPKPYCQALPYGPGYWMCCHRSQKGFPGCKLGLHDNHWVPACHSFNRAIHKKARGSEAEEEY is encoded by the coding sequence ACAGGAGACTGTCAATGATGAAAAGGACAAAGCCAGCCACATGAAACCAGCTCTCTTTCCTTCAGCTTCTCTTGTCAAAGCATCGTCTCGAAAGCCTTTTGGGGTCCTTTCTCCAAATGTTCTGTGCAATATGAGTGGGAAGAGTCCTGTGGAGAGCAGCTTGAATGTTAAGGCTAAAAAGAATGCACCATCTGCAACAATCCACCAGGGTGAAGAAGAAGGACCACTTGATATCTGGGCTGTCGTGAAACCTGGaaatacaaaagagaaaatcGCATTCTTTGCAGCTCACcagtgtagctccaggctgggatctatgaaaataaaaagctcCTGGGATATTGATGGGAGAGCTacgaaaagaaggaaaaagtcaGGAGATCTTAAAAAAGCCAAGATACAGTTAGAAAGGATGAGGGAAATGAATGGCAGGTGCTACCAGCCTGAGCCATTTGCATGTGGCATTGAGCACTGTTCTGTGCATTGTGTGAGTGACAGTGGAGATGGAGTCTGTGCTGGGCGGTCTCTGTCGGTGATACAGATGGTTGCCTTCCTTGAGCAAAGAGCCAGCGCTCTGCTAGCCAGCTGTGCGAAAACCTGCACAAATGCACCTGCCATCGTGAGGCTTTCTGGCCAGTCTAGAGGTGTATCGTCTGCCCCTGACCCCTTCTCTGCCCCAGGAGAAGAACCCACGGATAGGGTTGGTCTTGAGGCTGGCAAACCACAGAGTGAACCTGTCCGTGTCCTTGACATGGTAGCTAGGCTGGAGTCGGAGTGCCTGAAACGGCAGAGCCAGCGGGAGCCCGGAAACTTGTCACGGAATAACAGCTTCCGTCGAAATGTAGGCAGGGTGTTGCTTACGAATGGCACTCAGGCTGAGGAAGGCCAGAGAAAACGAGGCACCTCAGAGGCACCTGATGCCCAGGTGGATTCTGTGCAGTCTCTGTCTGTAAAAGGTGGACCCTCAACAGCTGATCATTGCTCCATGGGGAACCAGGCTTGGGATGGTGCGTCTCAGGGTTGTCCCTCACTGCCAGTGTGTGTGAGTTACCACATGGACAGTGAAGAGTTAGAGCCAGGTCAGCAAACTGCCatgaacagcagcagcagcagcaggtatGATGTGGAAATGATGGATGAACTTGACGGATTACCTTTTTCTTCTCCCACCTGTCGCCAAGTCACTGAACTGCCTACAGATGTCATCAGTTGTATGAATAGAGAGCTTGTGCCACTCACTAGCCAAAATCCTgagcagagaagaaaagaatcTTTGTGTGTTAGCATCACTGTGTCTCAGGTAGAGAAAGACCATCCTCCTAGTTTAAACTCCCAGGAGGAACCTCTTCCAggaatgttgttttttttgtcGCCTGGTCAGGAACAGCTAGAATATGCCGAGTTGAATGAAAGCACAGCCCAGGCTTCTTCAGAGGCCAGCCAGCTTCATGATGCTGAGAGTGATCACGCATCCCAAGAGAAAGGTGTTCTGACTGAGCCTGGACCACCAGCCTCAGTGGTAGAAAGCACATTACCGGTGCTTGAGGCATCCAGTAGTAAGAAGCAAGTGTCGCAGGATTTTTTGGAGACTAGGTTTAAGATCCAACAGCTTCTGGAGCCTCAGCAGTACATGGTGTGTCTGCCCCACCACATCATGGTGAAAATCTTCAGGTTACTTCCTACCAGGAGTTTGGTGGCTCTTAAATGTACCTGCTGCTATTTCAAGTTTATCATTGAATATTACAACATTAGGCCAGCAGATTCTCGCTGGGTTCGAGACCCACGCTACAGGGAGGATCCTTGCAAGCAGTGTAAGAAAAAGTATGTGAAAGGGGATGTATCCCTATGCCGGTGGCACCCCAAGCCCTACTGCCAGGCCCTGCCCTATGGGCCTGGGTACTGGATGTGCTGCCACCGGTCTCAGAAGGGCTTTCCTGGATGCAAGCTGGGGCTACACGACAATCACTGGGTCCCTGCCTGCCACAGCTTTAATCGGGCAATCCATAAGAAGGCAAGAGGGAGTGAAGCCGAGGAGGAGTACTGA